From Anticarsia gemmatalis isolate Benzon Research Colony breed Stoneville strain chromosome 3, ilAntGemm2 primary, whole genome shotgun sequence, one genomic window encodes:
- the LOC142987602 gene encoding secretion-regulating guanine nucleotide exchange factor-like: MTLWSWGANSHGQLGLGIVSEQVEKPTKVTDIHLYECKIKQIVCGGGHTLLLDNEGKLYCCGWNNKLQLASADEVNTFHRTWKLSGISFVDIACGWDFNCGVTDDQFLFVWGSNSHGQLGLPKEHFSDSMRPIRLEVKASAVSMGLRHTAIVNSKGQVWTTGCGKHGQLGLGQDVLSSDRFQQVNGVGNISHIACGQNHTVAWCSEEKALYVWGDNKFGQLLLSSEKYRKLYKPNKIDIDVKQRVKKILSGWTNVLLWLENGTLLAWGRNNMGQLGTEDTISVGRFTNIQLPDGRQVKDVALGSEHTICLATDNTLWAWGWNEHCNTGISSEGNILTPTLVPLDLNKNSVVTQIYSGSAHNFIVTEDIVQSEVENNGNKKPL, encoded by the exons atgacGTTGTGGTCTTGG ggtGCTAACTCTCATGGACAACTAGGCTTAGGTATCGTAAGTGAACAAGTAGAAAAGCCTACAAAAGTAACTGATATACATTTATACGAATGTAAGATAAAACAGATCGTCTGCGGAGGTGGTCACACTCTTCTACTAGATAATGAAGGCAAGTTGTACTGTTGTGGATGGAACAATAAGTTACAATTAGCATCAGCTGATGAAGTAAACACGTTTCACAGAACATGGAAATTGAGCGGCATCTCTTTTGTGGACATTGCATGTGGATGGGATTTCAACTGTGGAGTAACAGATGATCAATTCTTGTTTGTTTGGGGATCAAACAGTCATGGACAACTAGGGTTACCTAAAGAACATTTTTCTGACTCAATGAGGCCTATTAGACTTGAAGTGAAGGCTAGTGCTGTATCTATGGGATTGAGACATACAGCTATTGTTAATTCTAAAGGCCAAGTGTGGACTACAGGTTGTGGTAAACATGGACAGCTAGGACTAGGACAAGATGTGCTATCATCTGATAGATTCCAGCAAGTTAATGGTGTTGGTAACATAAGTCATATTGCTTGTGGCCAAAATCACACAGTTGCATGGTGTTCTGAAGAAAAGGCCCTGTATGTATGGGGTGATAATAAATTTGGACAACTACTATTAAGTTCAGAAAAGTATAGAAAGCTGtacaaaccaaataaaatagatatagaTGTAAAGCAGcgagtgaaaaaaatattgagtggCTGGACAAATGTACTGCTGTGGTTGGAGAATGGAACTTTGTTAGCTTGGGGCAGAAATAATATGGGCCAACTCGGTACAGAGGATACCATATCTGTTGGCCGGTTTACTAATATTCAATTACCAG ATGGCAGACAAGTGAAGGATGTGGCACTAGGTTCAGAACATACTATATGTTTGGCAACAGACAACACCCTGTGGGCATGGGGGTGGAATGAACACTGCAACACAGGAATCAGTTCAGAAGGCAATATTCTCACACCAACCTTAGTACCATTGGATTTGAACAAAAATTCTGTTGTAACTCAGATTTACTCAGGAAGTgcacacaattttattgttactgaAGATATAGTTCAATCAGAAGTTGAAAATAATGGTAATAAAAAACCATTATAG